The Pseudomonas asiatica genome has a segment encoding these proteins:
- a CDS encoding LysR family transcriptional regulator translates to MAFTSDSLAIFLAVLEAGSFSAAARKLGRVPSAVSMAIAQLEAELDLVLFDRATRKALPTSAALALEPQARQVICQLNLLDAQALQLHKGLEKRLTIAMAPELQTGRWSQPLETLAQEFPSLEIEVRSATQAEAIRLLHDGSVQLALVFERPGIDERESFLEAGSQLLVAVASPRHPAGQNNGMPLPEEAFAEQRQIIVASGKATGSDPRMVLSRRIWLTDSYLATLDLVQSGLGWAYLPQPLVEPLIASGALAEVRFDNMASRLRLWVDIIWVKSRPLGLGARRYLDVMRQCFETESPRS, encoded by the coding sequence ATGGCCTTTACCAGCGACTCCCTGGCAATCTTCCTCGCGGTGCTGGAGGCAGGCTCGTTCTCTGCCGCCGCGCGCAAGCTGGGGCGTGTGCCTTCGGCCGTGAGCATGGCCATCGCCCAACTGGAGGCGGAGCTGGACCTGGTGCTGTTCGACCGGGCCACGCGCAAAGCCTTGCCCACCAGTGCCGCCCTGGCCCTGGAGCCCCAGGCCAGGCAGGTGATCTGCCAGCTCAACCTGCTCGACGCCCAGGCCCTGCAACTGCACAAGGGCCTGGAAAAGCGCCTGACCATCGCCATGGCCCCCGAACTGCAGACCGGCCGCTGGAGCCAGCCGCTGGAAACCCTCGCCCAGGAATTTCCCAGCCTGGAAATCGAAGTGCGCTCGGCCACCCAGGCAGAAGCCATCCGCCTGCTGCATGACGGCAGCGTGCAACTGGCACTGGTCTTCGAACGGCCTGGCATCGACGAGCGCGAGTCATTCCTGGAAGCCGGCAGCCAGTTGCTGGTGGCCGTCGCCTCCCCCCGCCATCCAGCCGGGCAGAACAACGGCATGCCATTGCCGGAAGAGGCTTTCGCCGAACAGCGGCAAATCATCGTGGCTTCGGGCAAGGCCACCGGGTCGGACCCGCGCATGGTGCTGTCGCGGCGCATCTGGCTGACCGACAGCTACCTGGCCACGCTCGACCTGGTGCAATCGGGGCTCGGTTGGGCCTACCTGCCGCAGCCGTTGGTCGAGCCATTGATTGCTTCGGGCGCGCTGGCGGAGGTGCGCTTCGACAACATGGCCAGCCGGTTGCGCTTGTGGGTGGATATCATCTGGGTCAAGTCGCGCCCGTTGGGCCTGGGCGCGCGGCGTTACCTTGACGTGATGCGCCAATGCTTTGAAACAGAATCCCCGAGGTCCTGA
- a CDS encoding T6SS effector BTH_I2691 family protein — protein sequence MSISKAIHIAMQEEIPNTYGTCNACERSGLPILLLREAYAPRPDTGRPYRLADDSEIIFHPMHTDQLRLLRQGYVYVLLDQEIWQAYEVAAEGTLQRFPVSQMPFGPPRSLPKVCATEGHDVIASFINIDTLLYRKAWIAFANDPWPRAVLDRYRQGIADSDPGTLARFVEVDLHTARNDPASLGIAMTDSFRFGLEQVLEFSTFSSARFTSAHGFYSRLGRWHETRTHVRNVIQQEQLPNGLLALTLPDPVGMVMELNAQRTGWVQALQEWRAQPQRHFEYFTSQALLGIRELHAAMAAVQGAEDAQREARQVEQWNDSPIAAKAYLPPVDIDAQTERNTARKQQDARERLEERYDESARAAFQADYDRELKNWQSMIDQVGNLYARHYAKRAFQQIGYYDYDATSPVSVEYFIQMMAACLAGGPTETLPQEGQPLGITQHIWQQLLEDDRSLLYQALLAKNQKLMQQVASALSGDDFGKVYDIIKGIVGTADGQLLMIKPIQDAVGQLLAATNSAGNALSQHLSERTKTLIGHVHRSAFALFAGQQVTPLRVSLTVGEYMRLLNEALEARTDAFLQQVDKQFRDPLGRKVRAMVLSGAINIAAAGNRSQMIEVMLWTLESAESLQARLVQLREGAAGGVGALVRNVAIGAGTLRAQVTSGLKISSTAAQSVASDAMRSLRDAAASSGSAGLLFALGSMWFHQDSLGKNYRALQETHQDNPEALAAIWSSSLGLFGASVEAAGLAVALIRPKIPWPGTVTTTSLGTGIARYGAGIAGIAGMMDGAQYLFASLRTHKRGDLTSADGYRTAGIMAGASAIAGVLGAFGPATLFGPIGIAIILGLAAYAIASEAKQNESSSTELWARQSRWGLSEDNRLWTEAKHLDTAIGALNAAAIGVQAEISIRTQLTNHTNMQTSEPKGMIIGNEPAIPAEYTLNYYFLLPKYAEGKSRHEWHLSIHRTGAQREIITVSGDSTPTNQLQISLPKGKGVFGHIDNPQPLVRFNNKNNTLTIQGALPLLIDHHINAIELSLRYWPDKQDELGHAHVTITENYMHSLEPLTKWPDPY from the coding sequence ATGAGCATCAGCAAAGCCATCCACATCGCCATGCAGGAAGAGATCCCCAACACCTACGGCACCTGTAATGCCTGCGAACGCTCCGGCCTGCCGATTCTGCTGCTGCGCGAGGCCTACGCCCCGCGCCCGGATACGGGGCGCCCCTATCGCCTGGCAGATGATAGCGAAATCATTTTCCACCCGATGCACACCGACCAGTTGCGCCTCCTGCGCCAGGGTTATGTCTACGTACTGCTCGACCAGGAAATCTGGCAGGCCTACGAGGTAGCGGCGGAAGGTACCTTGCAGCGCTTTCCGGTATCGCAGATGCCCTTCGGGCCACCCAGGTCGTTACCCAAGGTATGCGCCACCGAAGGCCACGATGTGATCGCCTCGTTCATCAACATCGATACCCTGCTCTACCGCAAGGCCTGGATCGCCTTCGCCAACGACCCCTGGCCCCGTGCGGTACTCGACCGCTATCGGCAAGGCATCGCCGACAGTGACCCGGGCACCCTCGCCCGCTTCGTCGAAGTGGACCTGCACACCGCACGCAACGACCCTGCCAGCCTCGGCATCGCCATGACCGACAGCTTCCGCTTCGGCCTGGAACAGGTGCTGGAGTTCTCGACCTTTTCCTCTGCCAGGTTTACCAGCGCTCATGGCTTTTACAGCCGCCTGGGCCGCTGGCATGAAACCCGCACGCATGTGCGCAATGTCATCCAGCAGGAACAACTGCCCAATGGCCTGCTGGCGCTGACGCTGCCCGACCCGGTCGGCATGGTCATGGAGCTCAACGCGCAACGCACTGGCTGGGTGCAAGCCCTGCAGGAATGGCGGGCGCAGCCGCAGCGGCACTTCGAGTACTTCACCTCGCAAGCACTACTGGGCATCCGCGAACTGCACGCTGCCATGGCGGCCGTGCAGGGTGCCGAGGACGCGCAGCGGGAAGCCCGGCAGGTCGAGCAGTGGAACGACAGCCCGATCGCGGCCAAGGCGTATCTGCCGCCGGTGGACATCGACGCGCAGACCGAACGCAACACCGCGCGCAAACAGCAGGACGCCCGCGAGCGGCTGGAAGAGCGTTACGACGAAAGCGCCCGCGCCGCGTTCCAGGCCGATTACGACCGCGAACTGAAAAACTGGCAGTCGATGATCGACCAGGTTGGCAATCTGTATGCGCGGCACTATGCCAAGCGGGCGTTTCAGCAGATCGGCTACTACGACTATGACGCGACCTCCCCCGTTTCGGTGGAGTACTTCATCCAGATGATGGCCGCCTGCCTGGCCGGCGGGCCCACTGAAACCCTGCCGCAGGAGGGTCAGCCACTCGGGATCACCCAGCATATCTGGCAGCAGCTGCTGGAAGACGACCGCAGCCTGCTTTACCAGGCACTACTGGCCAAGAACCAGAAGCTGATGCAGCAGGTGGCCAGCGCGCTGTCCGGGGACGACTTCGGCAAGGTGTACGACATCATCAAGGGCATCGTCGGTACTGCAGACGGCCAACTGCTGATGATCAAGCCGATACAGGATGCCGTTGGCCAGTTGCTGGCCGCGACCAACAGCGCAGGGAATGCGCTCAGCCAGCACCTGAGTGAACGGACCAAGACCCTGATCGGCCATGTGCATCGCTCGGCGTTTGCACTGTTCGCCGGGCAGCAGGTAACGCCGCTGCGGGTGTCGCTGACAGTGGGCGAATACATGAGACTGCTCAATGAAGCCCTGGAGGCGCGGACCGATGCGTTTCTGCAGCAGGTAGACAAGCAGTTTCGTGACCCACTGGGCCGCAAGGTGCGGGCCATGGTGCTGAGTGGCGCGATCAATATTGCGGCAGCGGGTAACCGTAGCCAGATGATCGAGGTGATGCTCTGGACGTTGGAAAGTGCCGAGAGTTTGCAGGCGCGGCTGGTGCAGTTGCGCGAGGGTGCAGCCGGTGGCGTCGGGGCGCTGGTACGCAATGTTGCGATTGGTGCGGGTACGCTGCGTGCGCAGGTTACGAGTGGTTTGAAGATCAGTTCTACGGCCGCGCAAAGCGTGGCAAGCGATGCGATGCGCAGCCTGCGGGATGCTGCAGCGAGTAGCGGAAGTGCCGGGCTGTTATTTGCCTTGGGCAGCATGTGGTTCCATCAGGACAGCCTGGGCAAGAACTATCGAGCGTTGCAAGAGACGCATCAGGACAACCCGGAGGCGCTTGCGGCGATCTGGTCTTCCTCCCTGGGTTTGTTTGGGGCGAGTGTGGAGGCGGCAGGACTGGCTGTTGCACTCATACGCCCGAAGATACCGTGGCCCGGAACAGTGACGACAACGTCTTTGGGAACCGGTATTGCTCGATACGGCGCCGGTATTGCGGGAATAGCTGGAATGATGGATGGGGCACAGTACCTGTTCGCCAGCCTGCGTACTCATAAGCGCGGAGATTTAACGTCCGCAGATGGATACAGGACTGCGGGCATAATGGCTGGCGCTTCCGCCATTGCAGGTGTACTTGGAGCTTTCGGACCCGCCACATTATTTGGCCCAATCGGTATAGCTATCATTCTAGGACTGGCCGCCTATGCAATAGCTTCCGAGGCAAAGCAAAACGAATCCTCTTCAACAGAGCTTTGGGCTCGTCAAAGCAGATGGGGATTATCTGAAGACAACCGTCTCTGGACCGAAGCGAAGCATCTTGACACTGCAATTGGTGCTTTGAATGCGGCAGCAATTGGCGTTCAAGCCGAGATTTCCATAAGGACTCAACTCACCAATCATACGAACATGCAGACTTCCGAACCAAAAGGGATGATCATCGGCAACGAGCCTGCAATACCCGCAGAATACACACTCAATTATTACTTCCTCTTGCCTAAATACGCCGAGGGTAAATCTCGCCATGAGTGGCATTTAAGCATTCATCGTACTGGCGCTCAAAGAGAAATCATTACCGTATCGGGTGATAGTACTCCGACTAACCAATTGCAGATCAGCCTACCAAAGGGGAAGGGAGTCTTTGGCCATATAGACAACCCACAACCTTTGGTGCGTTTCAACAACAAGAACAATACGTTGACCATACAGGGAGCTCTGCCTTTACTGATAGATCATCACATCAACGCCATTGAACTTAGCCTGCGTTACTGGCCAGACAAGCAGGACGAACTTGGGCATGCCCATGTAACAATAACAGAAAACTACATGCACAGCTTGGAGCCCCTGACAAAATGGCCCGACCCTTATTAA
- a CDS encoding ATP-binding protein: MIDIFPRRELAADMARQLLKPSALDIGLRSGLFFSGLRRTGKTTFLKNDLIPALEEMGALVIYVDLWSDTQTSPVVLVLAAVRKALADLQKPTSAFLQKLKALRGAEVEVAGLKFGFNLETLGTEGGVTLAEALTEVVDQARTDVVLVVDEVQQAITTEDGQQMMLALKAARDAINPRPNTPGHFLFIGTGSHRAMVNELTARRNQAFAGATNVPYPVLDRDYVEFWLKRLAKDGLGNLPSLDVATQAFKTLGSRPEEFIRALRQLVHSPASGIGPDEVLPVIASTLRSAAADLELMKVEELGVLAEAIFARIASVEGDARGVFSNEAAAEYSKSVGREVRVEEIQPVANELLAANLIMRRGHGLYGVTDPFVQEIWRERQELLGRL, from the coding sequence ATGATCGACATCTTCCCGCGCCGTGAACTGGCTGCCGACATGGCCAGGCAGCTGTTGAAACCGTCCGCCCTGGATATCGGCTTGAGATCAGGGCTGTTTTTCTCCGGGCTGCGCAGGACTGGTAAAACCACCTTTTTAAAGAACGACTTGATCCCTGCTCTGGAGGAAATGGGTGCATTGGTGATCTATGTCGACCTCTGGAGTGATACCCAGACCAGCCCGGTCGTGCTAGTCCTCGCCGCAGTGCGTAAAGCCCTTGCTGATCTTCAGAAACCTACCTCGGCTTTCTTGCAGAAACTGAAGGCCCTGCGTGGCGCGGAGGTCGAAGTGGCTGGGCTGAAGTTTGGCTTCAACCTGGAAACCTTGGGCACAGAGGGCGGTGTCACACTGGCGGAAGCGCTGACCGAGGTTGTGGACCAGGCCAGGACTGACGTCGTGCTGGTCGTCGACGAGGTGCAGCAGGCAATCACAACCGAGGACGGCCAACAGATGATGCTTGCGCTCAAGGCTGCGCGCGATGCCATCAATCCGCGCCCGAACACGCCAGGGCACTTCCTGTTCATCGGTACCGGCTCTCACCGGGCGATGGTCAACGAGTTGACCGCGCGGCGTAACCAGGCTTTTGCCGGTGCCACAAACGTGCCGTATCCGGTGCTGGACAGAGACTATGTCGAATTCTGGCTCAAGCGGCTCGCAAAAGATGGCCTGGGCAACTTGCCGTCGCTGGATGTCGCGACACAGGCATTCAAAACGCTGGGCAGCAGGCCCGAGGAGTTCATTCGTGCACTTCGGCAGTTGGTTCACTCACCTGCGTCCGGGATAGGGCCGGATGAGGTGCTGCCGGTAATCGCATCAACGCTGCGGTCGGCGGCTGCTGACCTGGAGCTGATGAAAGTAGAGGAGCTGGGCGTCCTGGCTGAGGCGATTTTTGCCCGGATCGCATCGGTCGAAGGCGATGCGCGTGGGGTGTTCTCCAACGAAGCGGCGGCCGAGTATTCGAAGTCTGTGGGGCGTGAAGTGCGTGTCGAAGAGATACAGCCGGTTGCCAACGAACTGCTGGCCGCTAACCTGATCATGCGTCGGGGGCATGGGCTGTATGGGGTGACCGACCCCTTTGTACAGGAGATCTGGCGCGAGCGGCAGGAGTTGTTGGGCCGGCTCTGA
- a CDS encoding aminotransferase — MSSPQHQPASPALITLIQRSGLPSPALGEAQAHAVLQTHYGIAGNLSALGSQQDLNFRVDAPQGRFVLKACHGSYAQLELEAQHAALAYLREQGLPVPAVRPASDGQMLLALEIDGQPLRMRLLDYIDGQPLTRLKHMEPRLMAELGGLCARLDKALATFDHPGLARTLQWDPQHAQPLIQHLLPVLGNAEQRARIEQATQLAAEHLAPLVDQLPSQAVHLDITDDNAVWARDGERQWQLQGVIDFGDLLRTWRIADLSVTCAALLHHAEGDPLRILSAVRAYQALNPLSEAELRALWPLVLNRAAVLVLSSEQQLAVDPGNQYTRDNIAHEWEIFDTATAVPFALMEAAILQAAGLQPATPDLSGCVPLLPELDGQVVTHVDLGVLSEHCEAGNWEQPGFDQHLLTTQPAPACSLHGQYRLSQTHIDRPEEPATCALGVELHVPNGSLVQAPDAGTWQRHGDGRGCLRSAHWALWLQGLEDAPADGQAVEKGQSLGSSCGFLSVQLCLDSGIQPPFFATPSQAAAWLALCPSPAALLGFDCNAEPLPDPQVLLARRDASFARSQKHYYAQPPHIERGWRNYLIDMQGRSYLDMLNNVAVLGHGHPRMVAESARQWSLLNTNSRFHYAAITEFSERLLDLAPEGFDRVFMVNSGTEANDLAIRLAWAYSGGRDLLSVLEAYHGWSVATDAISTSIADNPQALETRPDWVHPVEAPNTFRGRFRGADSATDYLRDVDAKLADLDARGRQLAGIICEPVYGNAGGISLPAGYLREAYAKVRARGGVCIADEVQVGYGRLGEYFWGFEEQGVVPDIITMAKGMGNGQPLGVVITRREIAEALEAEGYFFSSAGGSPVSCRIGMAVLDVMQEEGLWDNARDTGRYFKARLQALVDKHPLAGAAHGSGFYLGLELVRDRATLEPATEETMALCNRLRDLGIFMQPTGDYLNILKIKPPMCTTRASVDYFVDSIDRVLSEDL, encoded by the coding sequence ATGTCCAGCCCACAACACCAGCCCGCCTCCCCTGCCCTGATCACGCTGATCCAGCGCTCCGGCCTGCCCAGCCCTGCGCTCGGCGAAGCCCAGGCACATGCCGTGCTGCAAACGCACTACGGCATTGCCGGCAACCTCTCGGCACTAGGCAGCCAACAGGACCTGAACTTCCGTGTAGACGCACCACAAGGCCGTTTCGTGCTCAAGGCCTGCCACGGCAGCTACGCCCAGCTGGAGCTCGAGGCCCAGCACGCGGCCCTGGCCTACCTGCGCGAACAGGGCTTGCCAGTGCCCGCCGTGCGCCCGGCCAGCGATGGCCAGATGCTGCTGGCGCTGGAAATAGACGGGCAACCGCTGCGCATGCGCCTGCTCGACTACATCGACGGCCAGCCACTGACCCGCCTCAAGCACATGGAACCACGCCTGATGGCCGAGCTCGGCGGGCTCTGCGCGCGGCTGGACAAGGCCTTGGCCACTTTCGACCACCCGGGCCTGGCGCGCACCCTGCAATGGGACCCGCAACATGCCCAGCCACTGATCCAGCACCTGCTGCCCGTGCTGGGCAACGCCGAGCAACGCGCGCGCATCGAGCAGGCCACCCAGCTGGCCGCCGAGCACCTGGCGCCGCTGGTCGACCAGCTGCCAAGCCAGGCCGTGCACCTGGACATCACCGACGACAACGCCGTCTGGGCCCGCGATGGCGAGCGCCAGTGGCAGCTGCAAGGGGTGATCGATTTCGGCGACCTGTTACGCACCTGGCGCATCGCCGACTTGTCGGTGACCTGCGCGGCGCTGTTGCACCACGCCGAGGGCGACCCGCTGCGCATCCTGTCGGCCGTGCGTGCCTACCAGGCGCTCAACCCTCTGAGCGAAGCCGAACTGCGGGCGCTGTGGCCACTGGTGCTCAACCGCGCCGCCGTGCTGGTGCTGAGCAGCGAGCAGCAGCTCGCCGTCGACCCCGGCAACCAGTACACCCGCGACAACATCGCCCATGAATGGGAAATCTTCGACACGGCCACCGCCGTACCTTTCGCATTGATGGAAGCGGCCATCCTGCAGGCTGCGGGCTTGCAGCCTGCCACGCCGGACCTGAGCGGCTGCGTCCCCCTGCTCCCGGAACTGGATGGGCAGGTTGTGACGCACGTCGACCTGGGCGTGCTCAGCGAGCATTGCGAGGCGGGCAACTGGGAGCAACCGGGCTTCGACCAGCACCTGCTGACCACGCAACCGGCCCCGGCCTGCAGCCTGCACGGGCAGTATCGCCTGTCGCAAACCCATATCGACCGCCCCGAAGAGCCCGCCACCTGTGCCCTGGGCGTCGAGCTGCATGTACCCAACGGCAGCCTGGTGCAAGCGCCAGATGCCGGCACCTGGCAGCGCCATGGCGACGGCCGTGGCTGCCTGCGCAGCGCGCACTGGGCATTGTGGCTGCAAGGCCTGGAAGATGCGCCTGCAGATGGCCAGGCCGTGGAAAAAGGCCAGTCGCTGGGCAGCAGTTGTGGCTTCCTCAGCGTGCAGCTGTGCCTGGATAGCGGCATCCAGCCGCCGTTCTTCGCCACCCCATCCCAGGCGGCCGCCTGGCTGGCCCTGTGCCCGTCACCAGCTGCATTGCTGGGCTTCGACTGCAATGCCGAGCCGCTGCCCGATCCACAGGTCCTGCTGGCCCGCCGCGATGCCAGCTTTGCCCGCTCGCAGAAGCACTACTACGCGCAACCGCCTCACATCGAACGCGGCTGGCGCAACTACCTGATCGACATGCAGGGCCGCTCGTACCTGGACATGCTCAACAACGTCGCGGTGCTGGGCCACGGCCACCCGCGCATGGTCGCCGAGTCGGCACGGCAGTGGTCGCTGCTGAACACCAACTCGCGTTTCCACTACGCGGCCATCACCGAGTTCTCCGAACGCCTGCTGGATTTGGCACCCGAAGGTTTCGACCGGGTGTTCATGGTCAACAGCGGCACCGAAGCCAACGACCTGGCGATTCGCCTGGCCTGGGCCTACAGCGGCGGGCGCGACCTGCTCAGCGTGCTGGAGGCCTACCACGGCTGGTCGGTGGCCACCGATGCCATTTCCACTTCCATCGCCGACAACCCGCAGGCCCTGGAAACCCGCCCGGACTGGGTGCACCCGGTCGAGGCACCGAACACCTTCCGCGGCCGCTTCCGTGGCGCCGACAGCGCCACCGACTACCTGCGCGACGTCGACGCCAAGCTGGCCGACCTCGACGCCCGTGGCCGCCAGTTGGCGGGCATCATCTGCGAGCCGGTGTACGGCAATGCCGGTGGTATTTCGTTGCCGGCCGGTTACCTGCGCGAAGCCTATGCCAAGGTCCGCGCCCGGGGCGGCGTGTGCATCGCCGACGAAGTGCAGGTCGGCTATGGCCGCCTGGGCGAGTACTTCTGGGGCTTCGAGGAACAGGGCGTGGTGCCCGACATCATCACCATGGCCAAGGGCATGGGCAACGGCCAGCCACTGGGCGTGGTCATCACCCGCCGCGAGATCGCCGAAGCGCTGGAGGCCGAGGGCTACTTCTTCTCCTCGGCCGGCGGCAGCCCGGTCAGTTGCCGCATCGGCATGGCGGTGCTGGATGTGATGCAGGAAGAAGGCCTGTGGGACAACGCCCGCGACACCGGGCGCTATTTCAAGGCGCGCCTGCAGGCACTGGTGGACAAGCATCCGCTGGCTGGCGCGGCACATGGTTCGGGCTTCTACCTGGGGCTGGAACTGGTGCGCGACCGCGCAACGCTGGAACCGGCAACCGAGGAAACCATGGCCCTGTGCAACCGCCTGCGTGACCTGGGCATCTTCATGCAGCCGACCGGTGATTACCTGAACATCCTCAAGATCAAGCCGCCGATGTGCACCACCCGGGCGAGCGTGGACTACTTTGTCGACAGCATTGATCGGGTGCTCTCCGAAGACCTGTAA
- a CDS encoding ABC transporter ATP-binding protein has translation MSEQNLIEVRDLAVEFVTGDQAHRVVNGISFDIRKGETLALVGESGSGKSVTAHSLLRLLPYPLARHPSGSIRYEGKDLLQQNEKTMQRIRGNRIAMIFQEPMTSLNPLHCIEKQINEILLLHKGLTGKEATARTLELLEMVGIPEPRKRLKALPHELSGGQRQRVMIAMALANEPELLIADEPTTALDVTVQLKILELLKELQARLGMALLLISHDLNLVRRIAHRVCVMQHGQIVEQAECARLFSAPQHHYTQMLINAEPSGLPAHNPVGAPLLEVDDLKVWFPIKKGLLRRTVDHVKAVDGVNFSLPQGQTLGIVGESGSGKSTLGLAILRLISSQGGIRFHGQDLEGLNQKAVRPLRREMQVVFQDPFGSLSPRMCVEDIVGEGLRIHRIGTAQEQEAAIIAALEEVGLDPRTRHRYPHEFSGGQRQRIAIARALVLKPALILLDEPTSALDRTVQRQVVELLRNLQQKYNLTYLFISHDLAVVKALSHQLMVIKHGHVVEQGDAQAIFHAPQHPYTRQLLEAAFLEVDAAS, from the coding sequence ATGAGTGAACAGAACCTGATCGAAGTGCGCGACCTGGCGGTGGAGTTCGTCACCGGGGACCAGGCCCACCGCGTTGTGAACGGCATCAGCTTCGACATCCGCAAGGGTGAGACGCTGGCACTGGTGGGCGAGAGTGGCTCGGGCAAATCGGTTACCGCACACTCGCTCCTGCGCCTGCTGCCCTACCCCCTGGCCCGCCACCCCAGCGGCAGCATCCGCTACGAGGGCAAGGACCTGCTGCAGCAGAACGAGAAGACCATGCAGCGCATTCGCGGCAACCGCATTGCAATGATCTTCCAGGAGCCGATGACCTCGCTGAACCCGTTGCACTGCATCGAGAAGCAGATCAACGAAATCCTCCTGTTGCACAAGGGCCTGACCGGCAAGGAGGCCACGGCGCGCACCCTGGAGCTGTTGGAGATGGTCGGCATTCCCGAGCCACGCAAGCGCCTGAAGGCACTGCCCCATGAGCTGTCGGGCGGGCAGCGCCAGCGGGTGATGATCGCCATGGCCCTGGCCAACGAGCCGGAACTGCTGATTGCGGATGAGCCGACCACGGCGCTGGACGTGACCGTGCAGTTGAAGATTCTCGAACTGCTCAAGGAACTGCAGGCGCGTCTGGGCATGGCCCTGCTGCTGATCAGCCATGACCTGAACCTGGTGCGGCGCATCGCCCACCGTGTGTGCGTGATGCAGCACGGGCAGATTGTCGAGCAGGCCGAATGCGCCAGGCTGTTCAGCGCACCGCAGCACCACTACACGCAGATGCTGATCAATGCCGAACCCAGCGGGCTACCGGCGCACAACCCGGTGGGCGCGCCGTTGCTGGAGGTGGATGACCTCAAGGTGTGGTTCCCGATCAAGAAGGGCCTGCTGCGGCGCACGGTCGACCATGTGAAGGCGGTTGACGGGGTCAACTTCAGCTTGCCGCAAGGGCAGACGCTGGGGATTGTCGGCGAGTCCGGGTCGGGCAAGTCGACTTTGGGTTTGGCGATCTTGCGGCTGATCTCCAGCCAGGGCGGCATTCGCTTTCATGGGCAGGATCTGGAAGGGCTGAACCAGAAGGCCGTGCGCCCGTTGCGCCGGGAAATGCAGGTGGTGTTCCAGGACCCGTTCGGCAGCCTGAGCCCGCGCATGTGCGTGGAGGATATTGTCGGCGAAGGGTTGCGCATCCACCGCATCGGCACGGCGCAGGAACAGGAAGCAGCGATTATTGCGGCCCTGGAGGAAGTGGGGCTGGACCCACGCACGCGGCATCGCTATCCGCATGAGTTTTCCGGTGGGCAGCGCCAGCGCATTGCCATTGCCCGGGCGTTGGTATTGAAGCCGGCGCTGATCCTGCTGGATGAACCTACCTCGGCGCTGGACCGCACGGTACAGCGGCAGGTGGTGGAGTTGCTGCGCAATCTGCAGCAGAAATACAACCTGACCTACCTGTTCATCAGCCATGACCTGGCGGTAGTCAAGGCGTTGAGCCACCAGTTGATGGTGATCAAGCATGGGCATGTGGTGGAACAAGGGGATGCGCAGGCGATCTTCCATGCGCCGCAGCATCCGTATACCCGGCAGTTGCTGGAGGCGGCGTTCTTGGAAGTGGATGCGGCTAGTTAG
- a CDS encoding ABC transporter permease, with protein MALSPLNRRRFERFKANRRGWWSLWLFLILFGLSLGAELIANDKPIAVRYDGEWYFPAFKRYPETTFGGEFPLEANYKSPYIRELLEKKDSFVLWAPIPFSYQSINYDLRVPAPAPPSADNWLGTDDQGRDVLARVIYGFRISVLFALTLTVLSSIVGVIAGALQGFYGGWVDLAGQRFLEVWSGLPVLYLLIILASFVQPNFWWLLGIMLLFSWMSLVDVVRAEFLRGRNLEYVRAARALGMRNGAIMYRHILPNAMISTMTFMPFILTGAIGTLTALDFLGFGLPPGAPSLGELVAQGKSNLQAPWLGISAFAVLALMLSLLVFIGESARDAFDPRK; from the coding sequence ATGGCCTTGTCCCCCCTCAACCGCCGGCGCTTCGAGCGCTTCAAGGCCAACCGCCGTGGCTGGTGGTCGCTGTGGCTGTTCCTGATCCTGTTCGGCCTGAGCCTGGGCGCCGAGCTGATCGCCAACGACAAGCCGATTGCCGTGCGCTACGACGGCGAATGGTACTTCCCGGCGTTCAAGCGCTACCCGGAAACCACCTTTGGCGGCGAATTCCCGCTGGAAGCCAACTACAAGAGCCCGTACATCCGCGAACTGCTGGAGAAGAAAGACAGCTTCGTGCTGTGGGCACCGATCCCGTTCAGCTACCAGAGCATCAACTACGACCTGCGCGTACCCGCCCCGGCCCCACCTTCGGCGGACAACTGGCTGGGTACCGACGACCAGGGCCGCGATGTGCTGGCACGGGTGATCTACGGCTTCCGCATTTCCGTGCTGTTCGCCCTGACCCTGACCGTGCTCAGTTCCATCGTCGGCGTGATCGCCGGCGCCTTGCAGGGCTTCTATGGCGGCTGGGTCGACCTGGCCGGGCAACGTTTCCTGGAAGTCTGGTCGGGCCTGCCGGTGCTGTACCTGCTGATCATCCTTGCCAGCTTCGTGCAGCCCAACTTCTGGTGGCTGCTGGGCATCATGCTGCTGTTCTCGTGGATGAGCCTGGTGGATGTGGTACGCGCCGAGTTCCTGCGCGGGCGCAACCTGGAATACGTGCGCGCAGCCCGCGCGTTGGGGATGCGCAACGGCGCGATCATGTACCGGCACATCCTGCCCAACGCCATGATCTCGACCATGACCTTCATGCCGTTCATTCTCACCGGCGCCATCGGCACCCTCACCGCCCTGGACTTCCTCGGCTTCGGCCTGCCGCCGGGCGCACCATCGCTGGGCGAGCTGGTGGCCCAGGGCAAGTCCAACCTGCAGGCCCCATGGCTGGGCATCAGCGCCTTCGCCGTGCTGGCGCTGATGCTGAGCCTGCTGGTGTTCATCGGCGAATCCGCCCGCGATGCCTTCGACCCGAGGAAGTGA